The nucleotide window TGCAGTTGGCTTGGGCTGACCAAGGCTACACGGGTGATGCTGCATCCAAGGCGGCGCAGGACAATGGGATTGATCTGCAGATACCCGTCCACCGAAGTGGGTCAACTCCAACTCCACTGCGGCAGATCGGCCACCGCATCCCAGGGCACGCCGGGCAGGGCCTCGTAATGCGCCACCAGCACCAGCCGCCCGGGCGCGCCCGCGCACTGCGCCAGCGCGTGCTGCAGGTACTGGATGGACGGCCTGTCCAGCGCGGCGATGGGTTCGTCGATGAGCGTCAGCGGCGCGCCGCTGGCCAGGGCGGCGGCCATGAAGATCTTGCGCTGGGTGCCGCTGGACAGGGCGTGGAACGGCTTTTCAAGGTGCTGCGCCAGGCTCCAGCCCTGCACGTGCGCCCGCAGCGCGGCATCGCTCCACTGCGGGTAGTGCGCGGGCAGGCC belongs to Acidovorax sp. YS12 and includes:
- a CDS encoding ATP-binding cassette domain-containing protein; amino-acid sequence: MLLQMHDLAFAHPGCPPWAPWSHAWGPGVALVRGGDGAGKTTLLRLLAGQLAPARGRLVLQGVDAAAQPEAYRRQVFWIDPRLPGLPAHEGQTPAQWLHGLPAHYPQWSDAALRAHVQGWSLAQHLEKPFHALSSGTQRKIFMAAALASGAPLTLIDEPIAALDRPSIQYLQHALAQCAGAPGRLVLVAHYEALPGVPWDAVADLPQWSWS